Proteins from a single region of Stutzerimonas stutzeri:
- a CDS encoding succinate dehydrogenase assembly factor 2, whose protein sequence is MAEQSELNRLFWQSRRGMLELDVLLVPFVKEVYPDLDEEDQRRYRKLLSCEDQDMFGWFMQRGEPDDEDLRRMVRMILDRVQPK, encoded by the coding sequence ATGGCAGAGCAATCCGAACTCAATCGCCTGTTCTGGCAGAGCCGTCGCGGCATGCTGGAGCTGGACGTGCTACTGGTGCCGTTCGTCAAGGAAGTTTACCCGGATCTCGATGAAGAAGATCAGCGTCGCTACCGCAAGCTCTTGAGCTGCGAAGATCAGGACATGTTCGGCTGGTTCATGCAGCGTGGTGAGCCCGATGACGAAGATCTGCGTCGGATGGTTCGCATGATCCTCGACCGTGTCCAGCCCAAGTAA
- a CDS encoding protein YgfX, giving the protein MSSPSNQPFECRWRPSGLLLALYLAVQALALAAILLSAAPPWLQFSCVLLGLAHAWYVLPRGILLSSPQAWCGLRHEESGWYLWSEQQGWQSVQLLPDSLALPLVVILRFRLSGQRFASSVCVPRDSLPHEQHRRLRVRLKFSRRRWVAPE; this is encoded by the coding sequence GTGTCCAGCCCAAGTAATCAGCCTTTCGAGTGCCGCTGGCGGCCGTCAGGTCTTTTGTTGGCACTCTACCTTGCCGTTCAAGCGCTGGCCTTGGCGGCAATTCTGTTGTCGGCGGCTCCGCCGTGGCTGCAATTCAGCTGCGTGCTGTTGGGGCTTGCACATGCGTGGTACGTATTGCCCCGCGGTATCCTGCTATCCAGTCCGCAGGCGTGGTGCGGTTTGCGCCACGAAGAGTCCGGCTGGTACCTGTGGAGTGAGCAGCAGGGCTGGCAGTCGGTTCAGTTGCTGCCTGACAGTCTGGCATTGCCTCTAGTGGTTATTCTTCGCTTTCGTCTTTCCGGGCAGCGCTTTGCTAGTAGCGTCTGCGTTCCCCGTGACTCGCTGCCGCACGAGCAGCATCGGCGGCTGCGGGTGCGGCTCAAGTTCAGTCGGCGTAGGTGGGTGGCACCAGAATAG
- the lepA gene encoding translation elongation factor 4, whose amino-acid sequence MSDLSHIRNFSIIAHIDHGKSTLADRFIQMCGGLTEREMEAQVLDSMDLERERGITIKAHSVTLYYPARDGKTYQLNFIDTPGHVDFTYEVSRSLAACEGALLVVDAGQGVEAQSVANCYTAIEQGLEVMPVLNKMDLPQADPDKVKEEIEHIIGIDATDAVACSAKSGMGVDEVLERLVAVIPPPTGDIEAPLQALIIDSWFDNYLGVVSLVRVRHGRIKKGDKVLVKSTGKVHQVDSVGVFNPKHTATADLKAGEVGFIIAGIKDILGAPVGDTLTLSSTPDVEMLPGFKRVKPQVYAGLFPVSSDDFEDFREALQKLTLNDAALQYEPESSDALGFGFRIGFLGMLHMEIIQERLEREYDLDLITTAPTVVYEIVLKNGDTIYVDSPSKLPDVSSIEDMREPIVRANILVPQEHLGNVITLCIEKRGVQRDLQFLGTQVQVRYDLPMSEVVLDFFDRLKSCSRGYASLDYSFECFQSANLTRLDILINGDKVDALALIVHRDNAHYKGRILVEKMKELIPRQMFDVAIQAAIGGQIVARSTVKALRKNVLAKCYGGDVSRKRKLLEKQKAGKKRMKQVGNVEIPQEAFLAVLKVDS is encoded by the coding sequence GTGAGCGACCTGAGTCATATCCGCAACTTTTCCATCATCGCCCATATCGATCACGGCAAGTCGACGCTGGCCGACCGGTTCATCCAGATGTGCGGCGGTCTGACCGAGCGTGAAATGGAAGCACAGGTCCTGGACTCGATGGACCTCGAGCGCGAGCGCGGCATTACCATCAAGGCCCACAGCGTCACGCTTTATTACCCCGCGCGCGACGGCAAGACCTACCAGCTGAACTTCATCGATACGCCTGGCCATGTCGACTTCACCTATGAAGTCAGCCGTTCGCTGGCCGCCTGCGAGGGTGCGCTGCTGGTGGTCGATGCCGGCCAGGGCGTCGAGGCGCAATCGGTTGCCAACTGCTACACGGCGATCGAGCAGGGCCTTGAGGTAATGCCGGTGCTGAACAAGATGGATCTGCCGCAGGCCGACCCGGATAAGGTCAAGGAAGAGATCGAGCACATCATCGGTATCGATGCCACCGACGCCGTCGCCTGTAGTGCCAAGAGTGGCATGGGCGTAGACGAGGTGCTCGAGCGTCTGGTCGCCGTCATACCGCCGCCGACCGGTGATATCGAGGCGCCGCTGCAGGCGCTCATCATCGACTCCTGGTTCGATAACTATCTCGGCGTCGTTTCTCTGGTACGGGTGCGTCACGGTCGTATCAAGAAGGGCGACAAGGTGTTGGTTAAATCCACCGGTAAGGTCCACCAGGTGGACAGCGTCGGCGTTTTCAATCCCAAGCACACCGCCACGGCAGACCTGAAGGCCGGTGAAGTGGGCTTCATCATCGCTGGCATCAAGGACATTCTCGGCGCTCCAGTGGGCGACACGCTGACACTGTCGAGCACGCCGGATGTGGAAATGCTGCCCGGCTTCAAGCGCGTCAAGCCGCAGGTCTATGCGGGTCTGTTCCCAGTCAGCTCGGATGATTTCGAGGATTTCCGCGAGGCATTGCAGAAACTCACCCTCAATGACGCAGCGCTGCAATACGAGCCGGAAAGCTCCGACGCACTGGGCTTCGGCTTCCGTATCGGCTTCCTCGGCATGCTCCACATGGAGATCATCCAGGAGCGGCTTGAGCGCGAATACGATCTGGATCTGATCACTACTGCGCCGACAGTGGTCTATGAGATCGTGCTGAAGAACGGCGACACCATTTATGTCGATAGCCCGTCCAAGCTCCCGGATGTGTCCTCCATCGAGGACATGCGCGAGCCGATCGTGCGCGCCAATATCCTCGTGCCGCAAGAGCACTTGGGTAACGTCATCACTCTTTGCATCGAGAAACGAGGGGTGCAGCGTGACCTGCAGTTCCTCGGGACTCAGGTGCAGGTGCGTTACGACCTGCCGATGAGCGAGGTGGTACTGGACTTTTTCGACCGCTTGAAATCGTGCAGTCGCGGCTACGCCTCGCTGGATTACAGCTTCGAGTGTTTCCAGTCGGCGAACCTGACGCGTCTGGACATCCTGATCAATGGCGACAAGGTCGACGCGCTAGCTTTGATCGTCCACCGTGACAATGCCCACTATAAGGGCCGCATCCTCGTCGAGAAGATGAAGGAGCTGATCCCGCGCCAGATGTTCGACGTCGCTATTCAAGCCGCTATCGGCGGTCAGATTGTCGCTCGCAGTACTGTCAAGGCGTTGCGCAAAAACGTTCTTGCCAAGTGCTACGGTGGCGACGTCAGCCGTAAGCGCAAGCTGCTGGAGAAGCAGAAAGCCGGTAAGAAGCGCATGAAGCAGGTCGGCAACGTCGAAATCCCGCAGGAGGCCTTCCTCGCGGTGTTGAAGGTAGATAGCTGA
- a CDS encoding SoxR reducing system RseC family protein: MIEEPGRVIALDDGAVWVETRRKSTCSGCSAKSGCGQGLMDTLGVRERRGLIRALCDLQLQVGDSVIVGIREDVLLRGAVLVYLLPLIMLMAAATVAAQFTVREPIIILAGLGGFFVSWLLVRMRSRSTAGDPNLQPVVLRAMLAGPASP; this comes from the coding sequence ATGATCGAGGAGCCGGGGCGGGTTATTGCACTCGATGACGGCGCGGTATGGGTCGAAACTCGGCGCAAGAGCACCTGTTCCGGCTGCTCCGCCAAGAGTGGTTGTGGTCAAGGTCTGATGGATACGTTAGGCGTGCGTGAGCGTCGCGGGCTGATTCGGGCGCTTTGTGACCTGCAGCTACAAGTTGGTGATTCGGTCATTGTTGGTATCCGTGAGGACGTATTGCTGCGCGGTGCCGTCCTTGTCTATCTTCTTCCCCTGATCATGCTGATGGCGGCGGCAACTGTTGCGGCCCAGTTCACGGTGCGCGAGCCAATCATCATTTTGGCCGGCCTCGGGGGATTCTTCGTTTCCTGGCTGCTTGTGCGTATGCGAAGCCGGAGCACAGCGGGTGACCCGAATCTGCAGCCGGTGGTCTTGCGCGCCATGCTCGCGGGGCCTGCGAGTCCCTGA
- a CDS encoding RseA family anti-sigma factor, with the protein MSREALHESLSAVMDNEADELELRRMLAGDNPELRATWSRYQLARAAMHKELIEPRLDIASAVSAALADEAAPAKAQRNGWKSLGRLAVAASVTVAVLAGVRLYNQNEVAGPQLAQQAPQPSISVPQTNQGPTVLAGYSEQAEVPVQATADGAPVERWHEERLPSYIRQHAQQAAFGNGSESALPYARAASMEER; encoded by the coding sequence ATGAGTCGTGAAGCCCTGCATGAATCGCTGTCCGCGGTGATGGATAACGAAGCGGACGAGTTGGAATTACGTCGCATGCTCGCAGGCGACAATCCGGAGCTGCGTGCTACCTGGTCGCGCTATCAGCTTGCCCGTGCCGCCATGCACAAGGAGTTGATTGAGCCACGCCTCGATATTGCTTCGGCAGTATCGGCAGCTTTGGCCGACGAGGCCGCCCCAGCCAAGGCTCAGCGCAACGGTTGGAAGAGTCTGGGTCGTCTGGCAGTAGCCGCATCGGTTACAGTCGCAGTCCTGGCAGGTGTACGCTTGTACAACCAGAATGAAGTGGCTGGTCCGCAACTAGCTCAGCAGGCTCCGCAGCCCAGCATTTCCGTACCGCAAACCAACCAGGGGCCGACAGTGCTGGCTGGTTACAGCGAGCAAGCGGAGGTGCCTGTGCAGGCCACGGCTGATGGCGCGCCGGTCGAACGCTGGCACGAAGAGCGTCTGCCTTCGTATATTCGTCAGCATGCGCAGCAAGCTGCTTTTGGTAATGGATCGGAGAGCGCGCTGCCTTACGCTCGCGCGGCCAGCATGGAAGAACGTTAG
- the rpoE gene encoding RNA polymerase sigma factor RpoE has product MLTQEQDQQLVERVQRGDKRAFDLLVMKYQHKILGLIVRFVHDSHEAQDVAQEAFIKAYRALANFRGDSAFYTWLYRIAINTAKNHLVARGRRPPDSDVSSEDAEFYEGDHALKDIESPERSLLRDEIEDTVHRTIQLLPEDLRTALTLREFDGLSYEDIASVMQCPVGTVRSRIFRAREAIDKALQPLLHES; this is encoded by the coding sequence ATGTTAACCCAGGAGCAGGACCAGCAACTGGTTGAACGAGTGCAGCGTGGAGACAAGCGAGCGTTTGATCTGCTGGTAATGAAATATCAGCACAAGATCCTTGGGCTAATCGTGCGATTCGTGCATGACTCCCATGAGGCTCAGGATGTCGCTCAAGAGGCGTTTATCAAGGCCTATCGCGCACTTGCAAATTTTCGCGGCGACAGCGCGTTTTATACATGGCTGTACCGCATTGCCATTAATACGGCGAAGAATCATCTGGTAGCGCGCGGTAGGCGTCCGCCAGATAGTGACGTGAGTTCCGAGGATGCCGAGTTCTACGAAGGCGATCATGCCCTGAAGGACATCGAGTCGCCGGAGCGCTCGCTGCTCAGGGATGAGATCGAAGATACCGTTCATCGAACTATTCAGCTTTTGCCCGAAGATTTGCGTACTGCTCTAACACTGCGTGAATTTGATGGTCTTAGTTATGAAGACATTGCAAGCGTCATGCAGTGTCCGGTGGGCACAGTGCGTTCTCGGATTTTCCGGGCACGCGAAGCCATAGATAAAGCGTTGCAACCCTTGTTGCACGAATCCTGA
- the nadB gene encoding L-aspartate oxidase yields the protein MTQVQRYDVLVIGSGAAGLTLALNLPADLRIAVLSKGDLANGSTYWAQGGVAAVLDTTDTVESHVADTLIAGGGLCHEDAVRFTVEHSNEAIQWLIEQGVPFTRDDAPDREDGSFEFHLTREGGHSHRRIIHAADATGAAIFNTLLAQVRTKNNIELLQQRVAVDLITEHKLGLPGRRCLGAYVLNRSTGEVETFQARSVVLATGGAAKVYLYTSNPDSACGDGIAMAWRAGCRVGNLEFNQFHPTCLYHPQAKSFLVTEALRGEGALLKLPNGERFMPRFDAREELAPRDIVARAIDHEMKRLGIDCVYLDISHKPAEFIKAHFPTVYERCLTYGIDITLHPIPVVPAAHYTCGGIVVDQAGRTDVPGLYAIGETSFTGLHGANRMASNSLLECFVYGRAAAQDILRELPKITAPTNLPTWDASQVTDSDEDVIIAHNWDELRRFMWDYVGIVRTSKRLMRAQHRVRLLLSEIDEFYSNYKVSRDLLELRNLALVADLMIRSAMERKESRGLHYTLDYPDLLPQALDTILVPPTYAD from the coding sequence ATGACTCAGGTTCAACGATACGACGTCTTGGTCATCGGTAGCGGCGCGGCCGGCTTGACTCTCGCGCTCAACCTGCCGGCAGATCTTCGCATTGCCGTACTGAGCAAGGGCGACCTCGCCAATGGGTCTACCTATTGGGCGCAAGGAGGCGTCGCCGCAGTCCTAGACACCACCGACACCGTGGAATCCCACGTTGCGGACACGCTGATAGCAGGTGGTGGCCTCTGCCATGAAGACGCCGTCCGATTCACCGTCGAGCACAGCAACGAGGCCATTCAGTGGCTTATCGAACAGGGCGTGCCCTTCACCCGCGACGACGCCCCTGATCGCGAAGACGGCAGCTTCGAATTTCACCTTACCCGCGAAGGCGGTCATAGCCACCGGCGCATCATTCATGCCGCGGATGCTACGGGAGCAGCAATCTTCAACACGCTGCTCGCACAGGTCAGAACCAAGAACAACATCGAGCTGCTCCAGCAGCGCGTCGCGGTAGATCTGATCACCGAACACAAGCTTGGGCTTCCCGGCAGGCGCTGCCTTGGCGCATACGTACTCAACCGAAGTACCGGTGAGGTGGAGACATTCCAAGCGCGATCAGTGGTTCTGGCGACCGGCGGCGCCGCCAAGGTGTACCTATATACCAGCAATCCGGATAGCGCTTGCGGCGACGGCATCGCCATGGCATGGCGCGCCGGTTGCAGGGTCGGCAACCTCGAGTTCAATCAGTTTCACCCCACCTGCCTGTATCACCCGCAGGCCAAGAGCTTCTTGGTTACCGAGGCACTGCGCGGCGAAGGCGCCCTGCTCAAGCTGCCAAATGGCGAGCGCTTCATGCCACGCTTCGACGCCCGCGAGGAACTCGCACCACGAGACATCGTCGCGCGTGCCATCGATCATGAAATGAAGCGCCTTGGCATTGATTGCGTCTATTTGGACATTAGTCACAAACCCGCGGAATTCATCAAGGCCCACTTCCCGACGGTTTATGAGCGCTGCCTGACCTACGGAATCGACATTACCCTCCACCCCATACCGGTCGTACCCGCTGCGCACTACACCTGCGGGGGCATAGTCGTCGACCAGGCAGGCCGGACCGACGTCCCTGGCCTCTACGCCATTGGTGAAACCAGCTTCACGGGTCTGCACGGAGCCAATCGAATGGCCAGCAACTCGTTGCTCGAATGCTTCGTCTACGGACGCGCAGCAGCCCAGGACATCCTGCGCGAGCTACCCAAAATCACCGCTCCCACGAATCTCCCCACCTGGGACGCCAGCCAGGTCACCGACTCCGACGAGGACGTGATCATTGCGCATAACTGGGATGAACTGAGGCGTTTCATGTGGGACTACGTTGGCATCGTCCGCACCAGCAAGCGCCTGATGCGCGCGCAACATAGGGTACGCCTGCTGCTCAGCGAAATTGATGAGTTCTACAGCAACTACAAAGTCAGCCGCGATCTGCTCGAACTGAGAAATCTCGCACTGGTTGCGGACCTGATGATTCGCTCAGCCATGGAGCGCAAGGAAAGTCGAGGCTTGCACTACACCCTCGACTACCCCGACCTGCTACCGCAAGCGCTCGACACTATTCTGGTGCCACCCACCTACGCCGACTGA
- a CDS encoding MucB/RseB C-terminal domain-containing protein, whose translation MRVLPLYVVIGGWLSMPALAADAGAWMERLATAEHKQSYAGTFVYERNGSFSSHAVWQQVGDGRVQERLLQLDGAPAEVLLVDGHVKCATDDLAAQVREAQVWHGQRFDPKALSEWYEFREIGDSRVAGRAAIALAVVPRDQHRYGFELHLDRDTALPLKSLMLNEKGQLLERFQFTHFSTDAIDQQQLTAGAACKSLSVSKREASPSSVWRSDWLPSGFKLLDANERPSPASSEMVSWLSYGDGLAKFSVFLEPLRGALVEDARSQMGPTVAVSKRISTADGDVMVTVVGEIPLGTAERVALSMRVGAEQAQR comes from the coding sequence ATGCGCGTCTTACCGCTGTATGTGGTGATCGGGGGCTGGCTATCAATGCCGGCCCTTGCTGCTGATGCTGGAGCTTGGATGGAACGCCTTGCGACAGCGGAGCATAAGCAGAGTTACGCAGGTACCTTCGTATACGAACGAAACGGTAGCTTCTCCAGCCATGCTGTGTGGCAGCAGGTTGGTGACGGTCGTGTGCAGGAACGTTTGCTTCAGCTTGATGGTGCGCCCGCAGAGGTCTTGCTGGTCGATGGGCATGTGAAATGTGCCACTGACGACCTGGCCGCGCAGGTTCGCGAGGCTCAAGTCTGGCACGGCCAGCGTTTCGACCCGAAGGCGCTTTCCGAGTGGTACGAGTTTCGTGAGATTGGTGACTCCCGTGTCGCCGGCCGCGCGGCGATTGCGCTGGCGGTAGTTCCGCGGGATCAGCATCGCTACGGTTTTGAATTGCACCTTGATCGAGACACTGCCCTGCCGCTCAAGTCGTTGATGCTGAACGAAAAGGGTCAATTGCTTGAGCGCTTTCAATTCACCCATTTCTCAACTGATGCGATCGACCAGCAGCAGCTGACTGCTGGTGCTGCTTGTAAATCGTTATCGGTAAGCAAGCGTGAAGCCAGCCCCTCTTCGGTTTGGCGATCCGATTGGTTGCCTTCAGGTTTTAAGCTGCTTGATGCCAATGAGCGTCCTAGTCCGGCATCGTCTGAAATGGTTTCCTGGCTGTCCTATGGCGACGGCCTCGCCAAGTTCTCGGTGTTTCTCGAGCCCCTGCGTGGCGCATTGGTCGAAGATGCCCGAAGCCAGATGGGACCGACCGTTGCGGTATCCAAGCGCATCAGTACGGCTGATGGCGACGTGATGGTCACCGTGGTCGGAGAAATTCCACTAGGGACTGCAGAGCGAGTGGCGCTTTCCATGCGGGTGGGCGCAGAACAGGCGCAAAGATGA
- a CDS encoding YgfZ/GcvT domain-containing protein, with protein sequence MTDTAYFCVLSHEGVLAVRGPDASKFLQGQLTCNLNYLNADTSSLGARCTPKGRMQSSFRIALDGDGYLLAMASDLLQSQQADLSKYAVFSKSRLSDESADWCRFGLSGGDGSLVSLGLDLPQTADATARSNGMIAIRLQDSRAELWVPSAEASQVRSRLSAQLSEAPVNRWLLDQVRAGVGQVFGSTRELFIPQMINLQALGGVSFKKGCYTGQEIVARMQYLGKLKRRLHRLMIEGTQEELPAPGVELFSPVHGSSVGEVVFAATSADGIELLAVVQEDAAADGRLCLGSPDGMPMTLLDLPYHLNPDQEIQR encoded by the coding sequence ATGACCGACACTGCTTATTTTTGCGTTCTGTCGCATGAGGGCGTCCTTGCCGTACGCGGCCCGGATGCCAGCAAGTTTCTCCAGGGTCAGCTGACCTGCAACCTCAACTATCTCAATGCCGATACATCCAGTCTCGGCGCACGCTGCACCCCAAAGGGGCGCATGCAGTCGAGCTTCCGCATTGCGCTGGACGGAGACGGCTACCTGCTGGCAATGGCCAGCGATTTGCTGCAATCGCAACAGGCTGACTTGAGCAAATACGCCGTGTTTTCCAAATCACGCCTCAGCGATGAGAGCGCCGACTGGTGCCGATTCGGCCTTTCAGGAGGCGACGGCTCGCTGGTCAGTCTTGGCCTGGACCTGCCGCAAACCGCCGATGCGACGGCGCGCAGCAACGGGATGATCGCGATCCGCCTCCAAGACAGCCGCGCCGAGCTTTGGGTGCCCAGCGCCGAAGCGTCCCAGGTTCGCTCTCGCCTGAGCGCACAGCTCAGCGAGGCGCCTGTTAACCGCTGGCTGCTTGATCAGGTTCGCGCTGGCGTGGGGCAGGTCTTCGGCAGTACCCGAGAGCTGTTCATCCCGCAAATGATCAACCTGCAGGCGCTAGGAGGCGTCAGCTTCAAGAAAGGCTGCTACACGGGCCAGGAGATCGTGGCGCGCATGCAGTATCTGGGCAAACTTAAGCGCCGCCTGCATCGCCTCATGATCGAAGGCACGCAAGAAGAGTTACCAGCTCCCGGCGTAGAGCTTTTCTCGCCGGTCCACGGTTCTAGCGTGGGCGAAGTGGTGTTTGCCGCGACTAGCGCTGACGGGATCGAACTGCTTGCGGTGGTGCAGGAAGATGCGGCCGCCGACGGGCGTCTATGCCTGGGCTCTCCGGACGGCATGCCGATGACTTTGCTCGATCTGCCGTATCACCTAAATCCGGACCAGGAAATTCAGCGCTAG
- a CDS encoding DegQ family serine endoprotease, with amino-acid sequence MFNRNSCFAFVAGLALFGQAMVAQAALPDFTPLVESASPAVVNISTKQKVPTRGTTSQMPELEGLPPIFREFFEHSIPQMPGAPGRGQQREAQSLGSGFIISDDGYVLTNNHVVAGADEIIVRLPDRSELEAKLVGADPRSDVAVLKVEGKGLPTVKIGRSDELKAGEWVLAIGSPFGFDHTVTAGIVSATGRSLPNESYVPFIQTDVAINPGNSGGPLFNLKGEVIGINSQIFTRSGGFMGLSFAIPIDVAMDVADQLRTDGKVSRGWLGVVIQEVNKDLAESFGLERPAGALVAQVMDGGPAARSGLRVGDVILSLNGKPIVMSADLPHLVGALKPGSKARMEVVRDGDRKMLEVSIGAMPEEGEAVAASSGGQERSDNRLGVKVTELTEEQKKSLDLPGGVVITEILNGPAAMIGLRPGDVITHLNNQAINSAATFGRVAEQLPKNRSVSMRVLRQGRASFITFKLAE; translated from the coding sequence ATGTTCAATCGAAATAGCTGCTTTGCCTTCGTGGCGGGCCTTGCGTTGTTCGGGCAGGCCATGGTCGCGCAGGCGGCTTTGCCTGATTTTACGCCGCTGGTTGAAAGTGCCTCGCCAGCAGTGGTGAACATCAGTACCAAGCAAAAGGTGCCGACTCGTGGCACCACGTCGCAGATGCCCGAGCTTGAAGGGCTGCCGCCCATCTTTCGTGAGTTCTTCGAGCACAGCATCCCGCAGATGCCAGGGGCGCCCGGTCGCGGGCAGCAGCGTGAAGCGCAATCCTTGGGTTCGGGTTTTATCATTTCCGACGATGGCTATGTGCTGACCAACAATCATGTGGTCGCCGGTGCCGATGAAATCATCGTCCGCTTACCTGATCGGAGCGAGCTTGAAGCGAAGCTGGTTGGTGCTGATCCGCGTTCGGATGTAGCTGTCCTCAAGGTTGAGGGTAAGGGGCTGCCGACCGTGAAGATTGGCCGTTCCGATGAGCTGAAGGCTGGTGAGTGGGTGCTGGCAATTGGATCGCCTTTCGGCTTCGATCACACGGTGACCGCAGGTATCGTCAGTGCGACCGGTCGTAGCCTGCCTAACGAGAGCTACGTCCCATTCATTCAAACCGACGTAGCGATCAACCCGGGTAATTCGGGCGGGCCGCTGTTCAATCTGAAGGGTGAGGTGATCGGCATCAATTCGCAGATATTCACGCGTTCCGGTGGCTTCATGGGGCTTTCCTTCGCGATCCCGATTGATGTGGCGATGGACGTGGCGGATCAACTGCGCACCGATGGCAAGGTCAGCCGCGGTTGGCTCGGTGTGGTTATTCAGGAGGTGAACAAAGACCTGGCCGAATCCTTTGGTCTCGAGCGGCCTGCCGGAGCGCTGGTAGCTCAGGTAATGGACGGTGGTCCGGCAGCGCGAAGCGGGCTGCGTGTGGGTGATGTCATTCTCAGCCTCAACGGCAAGCCTATCGTCATGTCGGCCGACCTGCCCCATCTGGTAGGCGCTTTGAAGCCTGGCAGCAAGGCGCGGATGGAAGTAGTGCGCGACGGTGATCGCAAGATGCTCGAGGTGAGCATTGGCGCCATGCCGGAAGAGGGCGAAGCGGTAGCGGCCTCCAGCGGTGGCCAGGAGCGCAGCGATAACCGCTTGGGCGTGAAGGTGACCGAGTTGACCGAGGAGCAGAAGAAGAGCCTCGATCTGCCCGGCGGCGTGGTGATCACCGAGATACTCAATGGGCCTGCGGCGATGATCGGCCTGCGCCCCGGTGATGTGATCACCCACCTGAACAACCAGGCCATCAACTCCGCAGCAACCTTCGGTCGGGTGGCTGAGCAGCTGCCAAAGAACCGCTCGGTTTCGATGCGCGTACTGCGACAGGGACGTGCCAGTTTCATCACGTTCAAGCTGGCCGAATAA